In bacterium, a single window of DNA contains:
- a CDS encoding acyl-CoA dehydrogenase produces the protein MDFALSEEHEMIRQMAREFAEEVLAPAAAQLEQTREFPKENLKKMAELGLLTPPIPEEYGGPGLDTISYAIIGEEVARACGSTATIMGAHCSLCSMPILMFGTEEQKKHYLPQLCSAEKIGAFGLTEPSAGSDAAGIRTRAVKDGSDYVLNGHKQWITNGHYADVFIIMATTNPEAGLRGITPFLLERGAPGFTTGKIEETMGIRGTVQTELHFENVRIPETDILGGPKSVGRGFLMAMKTLDSGRIGVGAASVGIAQAALEAAVKYSKEREQFGSKLKDFQAIQWMIADMATELQAARLMVYYAAWAKDAHHGKCTLEAAQAKLYASEVCGKVTDLALQIHGGYGYTKDFPLERYYRDARIKRIYEGTNEIQRMVIAHEVLRKM, from the coding sequence ATGGATTTCGCCCTTTCCGAAGAGCACGAAATGATCCGCCAGATGGCGCGGGAATTCGCCGAGGAAGTTTTGGCCCCCGCCGCCGCGCAGCTCGAGCAGACGCGCGAGTTTCCGAAGGAAAATTTGAAAAAGATGGCCGAGCTCGGGCTTCTCACTCCGCCCATTCCGGAGGAGTACGGCGGACCCGGCCTGGACACGATTTCGTATGCGATAATCGGCGAGGAAGTGGCCCGCGCCTGCGGTTCGACCGCGACGATAATGGGCGCGCATTGCTCGCTTTGCTCCATGCCGATACTCATGTTCGGTACCGAGGAGCAGAAGAAGCATTACCTTCCGCAGCTTTGCAGCGCGGAAAAAATAGGCGCGTTCGGCTTGACCGAGCCATCCGCGGGAAGCGACGCCGCGGGGATAAGGACGCGGGCGGTGAAGGACGGGAGCGATTACGTGCTTAACGGCCACAAGCAGTGGATCACCAACGGCCACTACGCCGATGTTTTCATCATCATGGCGACGACGAATCCGGAAGCGGGGCTGCGCGGGATAACGCCCTTTTTATTGGAGCGGGGAGCGCCCGGATTCACAACGGGCAAAATAGAGGAAACCATGGGAATCCGCGGCACGGTGCAGACCGAGCTTCACTTCGAGAACGTGCGGATTCCGGAGACGGACATACTCGGCGGGCCGAAAAGCGTCGGGCGCGGATTCCTGATGGCGATGAAGACGCTGGATTCTGGCCGCATCGGCGTGGGAGCGGCGAGCGTCGGCATCGCGCAGGCGGCGCTGGAGGCCGCGGTCAAGTATTCGAAGGAGCGCGAGCAGTTCGGGAGCAAGCTCAAGGACTTCCAGGCGATCCAGTGGATGATCGCGGACATGGCGACCGAGCTTCAGGCCGCGCGGCTGATGGTTTACTACGCCGCGTGGGCGAAGGACGCGCACCACGGCAAGTGCACGCTGGAGGCCGCGCAGGCGAAGCTTTACGCAAGCGAGGTGTGCGGGAAGGTGACCGACCTGGCGCTGCAGATTCACGGCGGGTACGGGTACACGAAGGACTTCCCGCTCGAGCGCTACTACCGGGACGCCCGCATCAAGCGCATATACGAGGGCACGAACGAAATACAGCGGATGGTCATCGCGCACGAGGTGCTGAGGAAGATGTAG
- a CDS encoding PKD domain-containing protein — MKGASPYARIYCAIFAAIAAAVLVVSCTKGFGRFPNPENNPVLSDIAALTAPDGADAAVFERLKGELAKQIERRLADGEKIVASAPSGNFGRVTDLAFDSGENKLTWSYVNTGDYDCNGEASIADITPVAINFGDLTDDGIGDDALETWIDGDKSGEVGVGDITPLALNFLATVASYDILTSDELEQNYTVIGNVAFPNTPFPVTFNVDLPAGALTYIRVQPIDPENNAGEWSNPLALSGNDPPTADLQANPSTGAPPLTVDFDASGSTDSDGSITAYDWDWDGDGAYEQTGGSSPLNEHVYTQNGSYNATVRVWDDLGASDTASVLIAVSDSGNQFPIADIQAAPESGKTPLTVDFDAGGSFDPDGSIVGYRWDFDGDSNWDEDTGGAPAASHEYTVAGVYEAAVEVTDDMGATDTDTVTVTVSDNSAPDASFTWSEGSNMFEIDFDPSGSSDPDGGIETYEWDWTSDGTYDLTETTPDVVTFNYGLPGTYDCTLRVTDGDGATDTDTQQVVVSEPEMIWNLIKPAGDGDFKWPAPALIGGLPSGHPAISYYDADAGEIRYIAATDDYGATWGAPQTASIDPVANNTFLIEANGNPAIAYLHETDFFLRCQRADDPDGTTWGSNLWIDDTYASGSYISMTDVAGFPGVAYTDNGSWARFSRALDADGDNWSAPVEFDLGSVNGYVSLCMAGGMPAIAYYDDVLGALKFVRAQAEDGTAWGLPVIVDNVGEIGSFGYISMAMLGTSPNVPAIAMSDYTTGRVLLYRATDTEGTTWEEPVVVDDVFAHFAISFANVDGVPCIAYQSYDTDVFQYHIYFRYAWDPSGSSWSSPIEIFSSPVFCLRLIDVKGRPAISFYSWSMPDYGLYYAYSPPG, encoded by the coding sequence ATGAAAGGGGCATCACCGTACGCGCGCATATATTGCGCGATATTCGCGGCGATAGCGGCCGCGGTTCTGGTCGTTTCATGCACGAAGGGATTCGGAAGATTCCCGAATCCGGAAAACAATCCCGTCCTGTCCGATATCGCCGCGCTGACGGCGCCCGACGGCGCGGACGCCGCGGTTTTCGAGCGGCTCAAGGGAGAACTCGCGAAGCAAATCGAGCGCCGCCTTGCGGACGGAGAAAAAATAGTCGCGAGCGCTCCAAGTGGAAACTTCGGCCGCGTGACCGACCTCGCGTTCGATTCCGGCGAGAACAAGCTCACCTGGAGCTACGTGAACACGGGCGACTACGACTGCAACGGCGAGGCCAGCATCGCCGACATCACGCCCGTCGCGATCAACTTCGGCGACCTCACCGACGACGGGATAGGCGACGACGCGCTCGAAACATGGATAGACGGAGACAAAAGCGGCGAAGTTGGCGTGGGCGACATCACGCCGCTCGCGCTCAACTTCCTTGCGACCGTCGCGTCCTACGACATTCTCACGTCGGACGAACTCGAACAGAATTACACCGTCATCGGCAACGTGGCTTTCCCAAACACTCCGTTCCCCGTGACATTCAACGTTGACCTTCCCGCCGGTGCGCTGACCTACATCCGCGTTCAGCCGATCGATCCGGAAAACAACGCAGGCGAATGGAGCAATCCGCTTGCGCTCTCCGGAAACGATCCGCCGACGGCCGACCTTCAGGCCAATCCGTCAACCGGCGCGCCTCCGCTTACCGTTGATTTCGACGCGTCCGGCTCGACGGATTCGGACGGCTCGATTACCGCTTACGACTGGGACTGGGACGGCGACGGGGCTTACGAGCAGACCGGCGGCTCCTCGCCGCTCAACGAGCATGTTTACACCCAAAACGGTTCCTACAACGCCACGGTCCGCGTGTGGGACGACCTGGGGGCAAGCGACACCGCAAGCGTTCTCATCGCCGTGTCCGATTCCGGCAACCAGTTCCCGATCGCGGATATCCAGGCGGCGCCGGAGTCCGGAAAGACCCCGCTCACGGTCGATTTCGATGCGGGCGGCTCGTTCGATCCCGACGGCTCGATAGTCGGCTACCGATGGGATTTCGACGGCGATTCCAACTGGGACGAGGACACGGGCGGCGCGCCGGCGGCATCGCACGAATACACGGTCGCGGGAGTGTACGAAGCCGCGGTCGAAGTAACCGACGACATGGGCGCGACGGACACCGACACGGTCACCGTGACCGTGTCCGACAATTCCGCCCCCGATGCATCGTTCACCTGGTCGGAAGGCTCGAATATGTTCGAAATCGATTTCGACCCGTCCGGTTCGAGCGATCCTGACGGGGGTATCGAGACTTACGAATGGGACTGGACGTCCGACGGAACATACGACCTGACCGAAACTACGCCCGACGTCGTCACATTCAACTACGGCCTGCCGGGAACGTACGACTGCACGCTCCGCGTGACGGACGGCGACGGCGCGACCGACACAGATACCCAGCAGGTTGTCGTTTCCGAGCCGGAGATGATCTGGAATTTGATCAAGCCGGCGGGAGACGGCGACTTCAAGTGGCCGGCGCCCGCGTTGATCGGCGGACTCCCGTCCGGCCATCCAGCGATAAGCTACTACGACGCCGACGCGGGCGAGATCCGGTACATTGCGGCGACCGACGATTACGGCGCAACCTGGGGAGCGCCGCAGACGGCGAGCATTGATCCCGTCGCGAACAACACGTTCCTGATTGAGGCGAACGGCAATCCCGCAATCGCATATCTTCACGAAACAGACTTCTTCCTGCGCTGCCAGAGGGCGGATGACCCGGACGGAACAACTTGGGGATCGAATCTTTGGATTGACGACACCTACGCATCAGGCTCGTACATTTCGATGACTGACGTTGCGGGATTTCCAGGCGTCGCCTATACGGACAACGGCTCGTGGGCAAGGTTCAGCCGCGCGCTCGACGCGGACGGCGACAACTGGTCCGCTCCGGTGGAGTTCGATTTGGGGAGCGTTAACGGCTACGTAAGCCTGTGCATGGCCGGCGGGATGCCCGCGATCGCGTACTACGACGATGTGCTGGGCGCGCTTAAGTTCGTCCGCGCGCAGGCCGAGGACGGAACCGCGTGGGGCCTGCCCGTGATAGTTGACAACGTCGGCGAAATCGGCTCCTTCGGTTACATTTCCATGGCGATGCTCGGCACTTCTCCAAACGTTCCGGCGATCGCCATGTCCGATTACACCACCGGCCGCGTTCTTCTTTACCGGGCGACCGATACAGAAGGGACGACGTGGGAAGAGCCGGTTGTTGTGGACGATGTGTTCGCTCATTTTGCGATATCGTTCGCGAATGTGGACGGTGTGCCGTGCATTGCGTATCAATCGTACGATACTGACGTTTTTCAGTACCATATTTATTTCAGGTACGCTTGGGATCCTTCCGGCAGCTCCTGGAGCAGCCCGATTGAAATTTTCAGCTCCCCGGTCTTTTGCCTGCGTTTGATCGACGTCAAGGGCAGGCCCGCCATTTCGTTTTACTCCTGGAGCATGCCCGACTACGGTCTGTATTACGCGTACAGCCCGCCGGGGTAA
- a CDS encoding type II toxin-antitoxin system HicA family toxin, translating into MRIPRDLSGREFLKKLSVLGYEFRYQTGSHLICETLQNGKHRVSIPNHNPVKVGTLSWILGDIADHHGKSQKELMLLLFGK; encoded by the coding sequence ATGAGGATTCCGAGGGATTTAAGCGGTCGCGAGTTTCTAAAGAAGCTCTCAGTTCTCGGCTACGAATTCCGCTATCAAACAGGAAGCCACCTGATTTGCGAAACGCTGCAAAACGGTAAGCACCGCGTCAGCATACCGAATCATAATCCGGTGAAGGTCGGTACGCTATCTTGGATACTTGGCGACATAGCGGATCATCACGGCAAGAGCCAAAAGGAATTGATGCTTTTGCTTTTCGGCAAATAA
- a CDS encoding PKD domain-containing protein, translating to MVSPSNRESAIREVERLEAPEGVNPEILNLLKSELVRQLEARSDGRIASALPAGDSATVTDLIFNSQSNQMEWTYTNPGDYDANGEVGVADITPIALNFGAVTNDGAGDDAYESWIDGDGNGEVGVSDITPIALNFLGQISGYYLLNGPSQTGPWTTVQTITLDQRLQGYPVRFQGFGTTFPEAYFAVVAFDADDNRGEISNVVAYSGNALPSAVLNADSLSGPAPLTVNFDSSGSTDSDGVIERFEWDFEGDGIFDLDTGADPSAMHVYTAQGSFFATVRVVDNFGGSDTDSIWINVSAEGNEPPVAALTADYYQGKTPLLVTFDASSSTDSDGTIASFQWDFDGDGTFDEDTGTTPAASNNYTLAGTYFPAVKVTDDGGASDTFSIEITVSENQYPSGAFVVNPVAGNPWAFEFDASASSDPDGNIVSFQWDWESDGNFDYDGGGDSMASHIFSGNGHYNVTLRVTDDNGASADTTHEVTVDVPPLIWNKTEPYILPFGQGVLSSPSLAIIEGTYGPVPAIAYNEYNQFVGDAIYYVSASDSTGVSWNPPAFVLLEKGASIDLLEVNGRPAIAWESISNHLTFLRADDLDGLTWSGTPWVSDVFGSGRFASMAISGAGNPVIASYSWFDKLPYFSRATDPDGTTWASDIELESVADNGKHISLAILEGWPSVAYYDYANGDLKYASAVETDGSAWNEPLTAYSDGDVGSYCTMTTIYPESGPPMPAIACLDYANLRIMFITAADRSGSTWNPPVTIESEFPSGPMALGLVGGKPAIAYTANIGASTPQLCYKYALDFEGTAWSARQQVHLGYCESINLVDIDGHPAVSFIDNTADPTKLYYAYSPGTE from the coding sequence TTGGTTTCGCCGTCCAATCGCGAATCCGCTATTCGGGAAGTCGAGCGGCTCGAAGCCCCCGAGGGCGTCAATCCCGAAATACTCAACTTGCTCAAATCCGAACTCGTGCGTCAGCTCGAGGCGCGAAGCGACGGCAGAATTGCGTCGGCGCTGCCCGCAGGTGACTCTGCGACCGTGACGGACTTGATTTTCAACTCCCAGTCCAATCAAATGGAATGGACTTACACCAATCCCGGCGATTACGACGCGAACGGGGAAGTCGGCGTGGCGGATATAACTCCGATTGCGTTGAATTTCGGTGCGGTCACAAACGACGGAGCAGGCGACGACGCCTACGAATCTTGGATAGACGGCGACGGAAACGGCGAGGTCGGGGTGTCCGACATAACGCCGATAGCACTTAATTTTCTTGGGCAGATTTCGGGCTATTACCTTCTCAACGGTCCGTCGCAGACAGGGCCATGGACGACTGTGCAGACGATAACGCTCGACCAGCGGCTGCAGGGCTACCCGGTCCGTTTCCAGGGGTTCGGCACGACTTTTCCGGAAGCGTACTTCGCGGTCGTGGCCTTCGACGCGGACGACAACCGCGGCGAAATAAGCAACGTTGTCGCCTATTCCGGAAATGCCCTTCCCTCCGCGGTTTTAAACGCCGATTCGTTGTCCGGGCCTGCTCCCCTCACTGTAAATTTCGACTCATCCGGCTCCACCGATTCCGACGGGGTAATAGAGCGTTTCGAGTGGGACTTCGAGGGCGACGGTATCTTCGATCTGGACACCGGCGCCGATCCTTCCGCGATGCATGTTTACACAGCGCAGGGAAGCTTCTTCGCGACCGTCCGGGTCGTGGACAACTTCGGCGGAAGCGACACGGATTCGATTTGGATAAATGTCTCCGCCGAAGGCAACGAACCGCCCGTCGCCGCTTTGACGGCCGATTACTATCAGGGCAAAACTCCGCTTCTGGTCACCTTCGACGCGTCGTCCAGCACCGATTCGGACGGCACGATTGCATCTTTCCAATGGGATTTCGACGGAGACGGAACTTTTGATGAAGACACCGGCACGACTCCGGCCGCGTCGAACAATTACACCTTGGCAGGTACGTATTTTCCCGCGGTGAAGGTGACCGACGACGGAGGCGCATCGGACACGTTTTCAATCGAGATAACGGTATCCGAAAACCAGTATCCGTCGGGGGCGTTCGTTGTCAATCCGGTGGCCGGAAATCCGTGGGCATTCGAATTCGACGCATCGGCGTCGAGCGACCCGGACGGAAACATCGTGAGTTTCCAGTGGGATTGGGAAAGCGACGGTAATTTCGATTACGACGGCGGCGGCGACAGCATGGCGTCGCATATCTTTTCCGGGAACGGCCATTATAACGTTACGCTCCGCGTCACCGACGACAACGGCGCATCGGCCGACACGACGCATGAGGTGACGGTTGATGTCCCGCCTCTCATCTGGAACAAAACCGAGCCTTACATTTTGCCTTTCGGACAGGGCGTATTGTCCAGCCCGTCGCTTGCGATAATTGAAGGGACGTACGGCCCTGTTCCGGCAATCGCGTACAACGAATACAACCAATTCGTCGGAGACGCCATTTATTACGTTTCCGCCTCGGACTCGACCGGAGTTTCCTGGAATCCCCCCGCGTTCGTGCTGCTTGAGAAGGGCGCCTCGATCGATTTGCTTGAGGTTAACGGCCGTCCGGCGATTGCGTGGGAATCCATTTCCAATCACCTGACATTTTTGAGGGCGGACGACCTTGACGGCTTGACCTGGAGCGGCACGCCTTGGGTCAGCGATGTTTTCGGAAGCGGCCGATTCGCCTCCATGGCGATTTCAGGCGCGGGAAATCCGGTGATCGCTTCGTACAGCTGGTTCGACAAGCTGCCGTATTTTTCAAGGGCGACCGATCCTGACGGCACGACCTGGGCGTCCGACATCGAACTCGAAAGCGTCGCCGATAACGGCAAGCACATTTCGCTGGCGATTTTGGAAGGGTGGCCTTCGGTTGCGTATTACGATTATGCGAACGGCGACCTCAAGTACGCCTCGGCGGTGGAAACTGACGGCAGCGCATGGAACGAGCCGCTTACCGCATATTCGGACGGGGACGTCGGCTCGTACTGCACGATGACGACTATATATCCCGAATCGGGGCCGCCGATGCCCGCGATTGCCTGCTTGGACTACGCGAATCTGCGGATTATGTTCATAACGGCCGCGGACAGAAGCGGCTCGACCTGGAATCCGCCGGTGACTATCGAATCCGAATTTCCAAGCGGCCCCATGGCGCTTGGGCTGGTTGGCGGAAAACCCGCGATCGCGTACACCGCGAACATCGGCGCTTCCACGCCGCAATTGTGCTACAAGTACGCCTTGGACTTCGAGGGAACGGCATGGAGCGCGCGGCAGCAGGTGCATCTCGGGTATTGCGAATCGATAAACCTGGTGGACATCGATGGGCATCCGGCCGTGTCGTTCATAGACAACACCGCGGATCCGACAAAGCTGTACTACGCGTACAGTCCTGGGACGGAGTAA
- a CDS encoding aconitate hydratase has translation MGKSVAAKILESHLREGELVAGEEIGIAIDEVLVQDITGTVVMQNFEGMGLARARARVAVAYGDHNVLQFDTRNSQDHRYLASACRKYGMHWAKPGAGIGHQIHQEQFARPGETALGADSHTPHCGGLGMIAIGAGGMDVAVALAGGTYYLKMPEIVNVRLTGALSPWVTAKDVILEMLRRLTCRGGLGRIFEYTGPGIAGLNAQQRCTITNMGAELGATTSIFPSDETTKAYLATVGRENEWAEILPDADAEYSSVIEIDLSQIVPLVAKPSLPDNVVPIDEIEGTPIHQIIVGSCTNGSYMDMVSLAEIVRGKRIADGLEFILHPSSRADLELLAREGYAAELIAAGITIGEPTCGPCIGSGHVPAEGTNSLRVINRNFSGRSGLKNDSVYLSSTEVAAATALTGVLSDPRKLGIAYPGQRIPEKLGGNPNLVAPAPENEAANLAVERGDNIVPVPVKSPLAETVSGKVLLKVGDDITTDHIIPAQANILIFRSNIPKLSDFVFHRVDPEFSARAKEWGGGWIIGGTNYGQGSSREHAAICPMFLGVPGVIAKTFARIHKSNLMNWGLLPLTFADGADYDKIDSGDEIELRDPRTLVDPAKISGDDTITNGVAINKTKGFQFAVTLDATKRERKLILAGGRLAEVKGGS, from the coding sequence ATGGGTAAATCCGTTGCTGCGAAGATACTTGAAAGCCACCTGCGGGAGGGCGAACTCGTCGCAGGCGAGGAAATCGGCATTGCGATTGACGAGGTGCTGGTGCAGGACATAACCGGCACCGTCGTGATGCAGAATTTCGAAGGGATGGGGCTGGCGCGAGCGCGAGCGCGCGTCGCGGTCGCGTACGGCGACCACAACGTGCTTCAGTTCGACACGCGCAACTCGCAGGACCACCGCTACCTTGCGAGCGCATGTCGCAAATACGGGATGCACTGGGCAAAGCCGGGCGCGGGAATCGGCCACCAGATCCACCAGGAGCAATTCGCGCGGCCCGGCGAAACCGCGCTCGGAGCGGACAGCCACACCCCGCACTGCGGCGGATTGGGGATGATCGCCATCGGCGCGGGCGGGATGGATGTCGCGGTCGCGCTCGCGGGCGGCACTTATTACCTGAAGATGCCCGAAATCGTGAACGTCCGTTTGACCGGCGCGCTTTCGCCGTGGGTGACCGCGAAGGACGTGATCCTCGAAATGCTGCGGCGGCTCACGTGCCGCGGCGGGCTTGGCAGGATTTTCGAATACACCGGGCCGGGAATCGCGGGCTTGAACGCGCAGCAGCGCTGCACGATCACGAACATGGGCGCGGAGCTGGGCGCGACGACTTCGATATTTCCGAGCGACGAAACGACGAAAGCTTATCTCGCGACCGTGGGCCGTGAAAATGAATGGGCCGAAATCCTGCCCGACGCGGACGCGGAATATTCAAGCGTGATCGAAATAGACCTTTCGCAAATCGTCCCGCTGGTCGCAAAGCCGTCGCTTCCGGACAACGTCGTTCCGATAGATGAAATCGAGGGCACGCCGATTCACCAGATTATCGTCGGCTCGTGCACTAACGGCTCGTACATGGATATGGTCTCTCTTGCGGAAATCGTGCGCGGAAAACGGATCGCCGACGGCCTTGAGTTTATCCTGCACCCGTCGTCGCGCGCGGATCTTGAATTGCTAGCGCGCGAAGGGTACGCGGCCGAGCTTATTGCCGCGGGGATAACTATCGGTGAGCCGACTTGCGGGCCGTGCATCGGCAGCGGCCACGTCCCGGCGGAAGGCACGAACAGCCTGCGCGTCATAAACCGCAATTTCAGCGGGCGCAGCGGGCTGAAAAACGACAGCGTCTACCTTTCGTCAACCGAGGTCGCGGCCGCGACCGCGCTTACCGGCGTCCTTTCAGACCCGCGCAAGCTGGGAATCGCGTATCCCGGCCAGCGCATCCCGGAGAAGCTGGGCGGCAATCCCAACCTCGTTGCGCCCGCGCCGGAAAATGAAGCCGCGAATCTCGCGGTCGAGCGCGGCGACAACATCGTGCCGGTTCCGGTCAAATCGCCGCTCGCGGAAACCGTTTCCGGCAAGGTGCTTCTGAAAGTGGGCGACGACATCACGACCGACCACATAATCCCGGCGCAGGCGAACATTCTGATTTTCCGCAGCAACATCCCGAAGCTCTCCGATTTCGTTTTCCACCGCGTCGACCCGGAGTTTTCAGCACGCGCCAAGGAATGGGGCGGCGGCTGGATTATCGGCGGGACGAACTACGGCCAGGGGTCCAGCCGGGAGCACGCGGCGATCTGCCCGATGTTCCTCGGCGTGCCCGGAGTGATCGCCAAGACGTTCGCGCGCATCCACAAGAGCAACCTGATGAACTGGGGGCTTTTGCCGCTCACGTTTGCGGACGGCGCGGACTACGACAAAATCGATTCCGGCGACGAAATCGAGCTGCGCGATCCGCGCACGCTTGTCGATCCGGCGAAGATTTCCGGCGACGATACGATTACGAACGGAGTCGCGATAAACAAAACGAAAGGTTTCCAGTTCGCAGTCACGCTGGATGCCACAAAGAGGGAGCGAAAGCTGATACTCGCGGGCGGCAGGCTGGCGGAGGTGAAGGGAGGGAGCTAG
- a CDS encoding GNAT family N-acetyltransferase has product MDDRNRLFALRKLAETELKIAAAAGEMRDFGWCRLAVSQRFPFYSPGWAVFPQFAPGEGDAAKDLESVIGSIAPEMKSCGASGLRVVFSPELTGDYLAKNLSEDLFLLDFKQEIRDVYAWVKAKKPASQPGIEIRAASSDWEAAAPAFEEPESPMPAADRMAIHRMRDGNLPGYKTLIAFLNGAPAGRMAYFNDGVAGRLHGLYVLPGFRRKGVATALMDAGLAAARDAGNIVIGVIARRESPARFLYVDFGFAKIGEIAIYEGKAPL; this is encoded by the coding sequence GTGGACGACAGGAACAGACTGTTCGCATTGCGCAAACTGGCCGAAACGGAGCTGAAAATCGCCGCCGCGGCAGGTGAAATGCGGGATTTCGGCTGGTGCAGGCTTGCGGTTTCCCAGCGGTTTCCTTTTTACTCTCCCGGCTGGGCGGTCTTCCCGCAGTTTGCGCCGGGCGAAGGCGATGCCGCGAAGGACTTGGAGTCCGTAATTGGTTCCATTGCGCCGGAGATGAAATCCTGCGGCGCGTCCGGCTTGCGCGTCGTCTTTTCACCTGAACTGACGGGAGACTACCTCGCGAAAAATCTTTCTGAAGACCTGTTTCTTCTTGATTTCAAGCAGGAAATCCGCGACGTATATGCATGGGTCAAGGCGAAAAAGCCCGCGTCCCAACCCGGAATTGAAATCCGCGCCGCAAGCTCGGACTGGGAGGCCGCCGCGCCCGCTTTCGAAGAGCCGGAAAGCCCGATGCCGGCCGCGGACAGGATGGCGATCCACCGGATGAGGGACGGGAATTTGCCCGGATACAAAACGCTGATTGCTTTTCTGAACGGGGCGCCCGCCGGCAGGATGGCATATTTCAACGACGGGGTGGCCGGCAGGCTGCACGGCTTGTACGTGCTTCCGGGATTCAGGCGCAAGGGGGTCGCAACCGCTCTGATGGATGCGGGACTCGCCGCGGCGCGCGACGCGGGGAATATAGTAATCGGCGTAATCGCGCGGCGCGAAAGCCCGGCGCGGTTCCTTTATGTCGACTTCGGATTCGCCAAGATCGGCGAGATTGCAATTTACGAAGGCAAAGCGCCGCTTTGA
- a CDS encoding 2-oxoisovalerate dehydrogenase encodes MDEIVFIVEEDESGGYCARSVGHGIFTEADDLDELKAMIEDAIEAYFFDSPAKPSSYSITYSNIPVPAR; translated from the coding sequence ATGGACGAGATTGTATTCATCGTCGAGGAAGACGAATCGGGCGGTTACTGCGCCCGTTCCGTGGGGCACGGAATCTTCACGGAGGCGGACGATCTGGACGAACTGAAAGCGATGATAGAGGACGCCATCGAAGCCTATTTCTTCGACTCGCCCGCAAAGCCCTCGTCGTACTCCATCACCTACAGCAACATTCCCGTTCCCGCAAGATGA
- a CDS encoding HD domain-containing protein, with translation MEKVPVSVLKPGDVIDQNIYTEDLKLLLVKGTELTADILRRLSARGITEILTDSKMIIELGKKRAAEEAGQAGESAPPAEEPEMPQQEELKEFISDIGLKPILEPAFFRQSLEHVSKVITQVITGSSADKKALAELARELIAKVLGTNGTALMLYEMAQHDQYEYAHAIRTATLFITLNKDEIAVSAELEALVQGVLMHNVGMLRVPEEIRLKPGRLTPDEFRRIKKHPPDGVEMLSSSLPLAQAAMEMIAAHHERLDGQGYHRGLADKDIPFQALILSICDCYDALITDRPFRKALQPSNAINLLIQDDVRHFGSKVLHRLLRKVGLYPVGTVVLLNTGELGIVTKINPMFFKQPVVHLMYDRNHVRIGDPQPVNLAESRDRFIWKAIGK, from the coding sequence TTGGAGAAAGTTCCTGTCTCGGTTCTCAAGCCAGGCGACGTCATCGATCAGAACATCTACACGGAGGACTTGAAGCTCCTCCTGGTCAAGGGCACCGAATTAACGGCCGACATCTTGAGGAGGCTTTCCGCGCGCGGCATTACCGAAATCCTCACCGATTCGAAAATGATCATCGAGCTCGGCAAAAAACGGGCCGCCGAGGAAGCGGGCCAAGCCGGCGAATCCGCGCCTCCCGCAGAAGAGCCCGAAATGCCGCAGCAGGAGGAACTGAAGGAATTCATCTCCGACATCGGCCTGAAGCCGATCCTCGAGCCGGCGTTCTTCAGGCAATCGCTCGAGCACGTTTCGAAAGTAATAACCCAGGTTATCACCGGCTCATCGGCGGACAAAAAGGCGCTGGCCGAATTGGCCCGCGAACTTATCGCGAAAGTGCTCGGAACCAACGGCACCGCGCTGATGCTGTACGAAATGGCGCAGCACGACCAGTACGAGTACGCGCACGCGATCAGAACCGCCACGCTTTTCATCACGCTGAACAAAGACGAAATTGCGGTGTCGGCGGAGTTGGAGGCATTGGTGCAGGGCGTTCTTATGCATAACGTCGGGATGCTGCGCGTACCGGAGGAAATAAGACTCAAGCCCGGCCGCCTCACCCCGGACGAGTTCAGGCGCATTAAAAAGCACCCCCCGGACGGCGTCGAGATGCTTTCCTCTTCGCTTCCTCTGGCGCAAGCCGCGATGGAAATGATAGCGGCGCACCACGAGCGGTTGGACGGCCAAGGCTACCACCGCGGACTTGCGGACAAAGACATCCCGTTCCAGGCGCTTATTCTTTCGATTTGCGATTGTTACGACGCGCTCATCACCGACCGCCCCTTCCGCAAAGCGCTTCAGCCTTCCAACGCGATCAACCTGCTCATACAGGACGATGTTCGCCACTTCGGCAGCAAGGTGCTGCACAGGCTGCTGCGCAAAGTCGGGCTGTACCCCGTCGGAACCGTGGTTTTGCTCAACACCGGCGAGCTTGGAATCGTGACCAAGATAAATCCGATGTTCTTCAAACAGCCCGTCGTGCATCTTATGTACGACCGAAACCACGTGCGGATTGGCGATCCGCAGCCCGTCAATCTGGCGGAGAGCCGCGACCGCTTCATCTGGAAGGCGATAGGGAAATAG